In Halobacteriovorax marinus SJ, the following proteins share a genomic window:
- a CDS encoding glycerol-3-phosphate dehydrogenase/oxidase codes for MGHRQQLIHSTSPLLELEKSHFNTIVIGGGIVGAGILRDLALHGVDSLLVEKKDFASQTSNSSSKMLHGGIRYLENFDFALVHEALSEKNLWLKLAPHICKEKHFYLPVYKDSLRPLWMVRLGIYLYDFLSNFQNATRGFADKEKTLKEIIHIKEHNLSGSGIYSDAIVDDGKLTLEVIMDAINKENACALNYTSASDISKDNNGHYKLTLRDELTDQERTVTCENLVIATGPFTDRFMKENLPQVQWSDKLLPSKGSHIWVRRTDFPLEHPVVLTPSDGRVIFVIPHHDRVLIGTTEEEVKDDFFDVTPSENEIDYLLTNLNEFFPGAKIGRDNITESFAGIRPLVMEDDAQNRGKTAREHKVFTPLSKLYVIVGGKYTTFRTMAQDITREIIKAQNISYNPDKTKVPLSKKCQYNFFHKPELTREIIEKIIKDELPRTYDDLEKRRIHSEDFDKVLTEYFTKHTL; via the coding sequence ATGGGTCATCGACAACAATTAATACATAGTACCTCACCTCTATTAGAACTAGAAAAAAGTCACTTTAATACAATTGTCATTGGCGGTGGTATTGTCGGTGCTGGAATTCTTAGAGATCTTGCTCTACATGGAGTCGATAGTCTCCTTGTTGAAAAGAAGGACTTTGCCAGCCAAACCTCAAATAGTAGCTCTAAAATGCTTCACGGAGGAATTCGCTATCTCGAGAACTTCGATTTCGCCCTAGTACACGAGGCACTAAGTGAAAAGAATCTATGGCTTAAATTGGCTCCACATATTTGTAAAGAAAAGCACTTCTACCTACCCGTCTACAAAGACTCCCTAAGACCTTTATGGATGGTGCGCTTAGGAATTTATCTCTATGACTTTCTCTCTAACTTTCAAAATGCGACTAGAGGCTTCGCTGACAAAGAGAAGACATTAAAAGAAATTATACATATTAAAGAGCACAACCTCAGTGGATCGGGTATCTACTCAGATGCAATTGTCGATGATGGTAAATTAACTCTTGAAGTTATCATGGATGCGATTAATAAAGAGAATGCCTGTGCTCTCAACTATACTAGTGCATCCGATATCTCTAAGGATAATAACGGACACTATAAATTAACTCTTAGAGATGAACTTACGGATCAAGAGCGCACTGTCACATGTGAGAATCTCGTCATTGCCACAGGTCCTTTTACAGATAGATTTATGAAAGAGAACTTACCGCAAGTTCAGTGGAGTGATAAACTCCTTCCCTCAAAAGGAAGTCATATATGGGTAAGAAGAACTGACTTTCCCCTAGAGCATCCAGTTGTTCTTACTCCAAGTGATGGAAGAGTCATTTTTGTTATTCCACACCACGATCGTGTCTTAATAGGAACAACAGAAGAAGAAGTCAAAGATGACTTCTTTGATGTCACTCCTTCTGAAAATGAAATTGATTACTTATTAACTAATTTAAATGAATTCTTCCCAGGCGCTAAAATAGGAAGAGATAATATCACTGAAAGCTTTGCGGGCATTAGGCCTCTTGTCATGGAGGATGATGCTCAAAATAGAGGAAAAACTGCTAGAGAGCATAAAGTCTTCACTCCTCTTTCTAAACTCTATGTCATTGTCGGAGGAAAATATACGACCTTTAGAACTATGGCCCAGGATATCACAAGAGAAATTATTAAAGCTCAAAATATCTCGTATAATCCAGACAAGACAAAGGTGCCTCTTTCTAAAAAGTGTCAATACAACTTCTTTCACAAGCCAGAATTGACGAGAGAAATTATTGAAAAAATTATTAAAGATGAACTTCCTAGAACTTATGATGATTTAGAGAAGAGAAGGATTCACAGTGAAGACTTCGATAAAGTCCTCACTGAATACTTTACGAAACACACTCTCTAG
- a CDS encoding YbjQ family protein: MSDEDEIGEKSDMTRIEDLSEFLHQDDPEVDAALNSEDEPPSTEHLPGLDDLEDDEENEMDSFSAETEDDFQSDDDSQVDFSDNSDEFQDSSSDEDYSFDSTSDDGDSEDDTPDFSVDSEESDDFSDFQMQDEDESSFDSDDDYQFGDSSDEFSTQDEDSEDEDENEEDDFQSFDSGDFQSDDEESDADDESEDYQFGDNNFSEDSEQEQVEEEQEEEEQEEYDQFNDSFEDDNDSNSDFQAEETPEQSATSTLTEITPVATPQSSYSDRSEKFEDVKSFAKNITYGKIAQGGNPPFSVILRNVKYEEDAEDILIILREHELVGPDTEVAMQQSLEGGSLLISQISEYAAIYLTHKFRRFDLDIQMGLSDELHPSKSYEADSVGLVSKSRVNQNKNETMRIDKSSVDIESIIISTTPTLENYKIIEYLGIVSDFTIVDEDELTSDQNLTDFHERQAKGHVDQDQDEELQEEIELKVSQSAIYNDLSEKLRPQCMKKNANAIVGINYQITPLGDGSKYKISCSGSAVWVIDNN; the protein is encoded by the coding sequence ATGAGTGACGAAGACGAAATCGGTGAAAAATCAGATATGACAAGAATTGAGGACCTCTCAGAGTTCCTCCACCAAGACGATCCCGAAGTTGATGCCGCTCTTAATTCAGAGGACGAACCTCCTTCTACAGAACACCTTCCAGGACTTGATGATCTTGAAGACGATGAAGAAAATGAGATGGACTCATTTAGCGCGGAAACAGAAGATGACTTTCAATCCGACGATGATTCTCAAGTAGATTTCTCAGATAATTCAGATGAATTCCAAGACTCAAGCTCAGATGAAGATTATAGCTTCGATAGTACGTCAGATGATGGCGATAGCGAAGATGATACTCCAGACTTTTCTGTTGACTCAGAAGAGTCTGATGACTTCTCTGATTTCCAAATGCAAGATGAGGATGAGTCTTCCTTTGATAGTGATGATGACTATCAATTTGGAGACTCTTCAGACGAGTTTTCTACTCAAGATGAAGATAGTGAAGATGAAGACGAGAACGAAGAAGACGATTTTCAATCCTTTGATAGTGGAGACTTTCAAAGTGACGATGAAGAAAGTGATGCAGATGATGAATCCGAAGACTATCAATTTGGAGACAATAACTTCTCCGAAGATAGCGAGCAAGAACAAGTAGAAGAAGAACAAGAAGAAGAAGAACAAGAAGAATACGATCAATTCAATGATAGTTTCGAAGATGATAACGATAGCAACTCTGACTTCCAAGCAGAAGAGACTCCAGAACAGAGCGCTACGAGTACACTCACAGAGATTACTCCTGTGGCCACTCCACAAAGTAGTTACAGCGATAGATCTGAAAAATTTGAAGACGTAAAATCATTTGCTAAGAATATAACTTACGGAAAAATTGCTCAGGGTGGAAATCCTCCCTTTAGCGTAATTCTTAGAAATGTAAAATATGAAGAAGACGCTGAAGATATTCTCATTATTCTTAGAGAACATGAATTAGTGGGCCCAGATACGGAAGTGGCCATGCAACAGTCTTTAGAGGGAGGTAGTTTACTCATCTCTCAAATCTCTGAGTATGCGGCTATCTATCTCACTCATAAATTTAGACGTTTTGACCTTGATATTCAGATGGGTCTTTCAGATGAACTCCATCCATCGAAGTCCTATGAAGCCGATAGTGTGGGTCTCGTTTCAAAGTCTAGAGTAAATCAAAATAAGAATGAGACAATGAGAATTGATAAGTCCTCAGTTGATATTGAGTCAATTATTATTTCTACAACACCTACATTAGAAAATTATAAAATTATAGAATACCTTGGTATTGTCTCTGACTTTACAATAGTCGACGAAGACGAGCTTACGAGTGATCAAAATTTAACTGACTTCCACGAACGTCAGGCAAAGGGTCACGTTGACCAAGACCAAGATGAAGAACTACAAGAGGAAATTGAACTTAAAGTCTCCCAATCGGCCATATATAACGATCTAAGTGAAAAACTTAGACCTCAGTGTATGAAGAAGAATGCAAATGCCATTGTGGGAATTAATTATCAGATAACTCCCCTAGGCGATGGTTCAAAGTATAAAATAAGCTGCTCAGGAAGTGCTGTATGGGTCATCGACAACAATTAA
- the secA gene encoding preprotein translocase subunit SecA has protein sequence MFNPIKTIFGTKNSRDLKALRPYVQKINELEEKMKSMSDEELKAQTPKFREMIKNGATREQLIPEVFATVREASVRVLGMRHYDVQIMGGVVLTKNTIAEMKTGEGKTLCSTFPLYLIALEGKGAHIITVNDYLASRDAEEMGVLFNWLGLSVGCIIADMDDEDRKAAYNSDITYGTNNEFAFDYLRDNMKFDLEDYVQRGHHYCIVDEVDSILIDEARTPLLISGPSEGRTDLYHVANEVIPKLKIEKHFTIEEKSRTAIFTEDGVNEVQKMLKIENLYDVEHSEMLHHLNQALKAHNLFKVDVDYVVKDGQVIIVDEFTGRLKEGSRWSDGLHQSVEAKEGVEIKSENQTLASITFQNYFRLYSTLAGMTGTADTEAEEFAKIYNLDVVVIPTNLPIARIDEADVIYKSAAAKTKAIVQLIKDLHAKGQPVLVGTISIDSSIELGEALTKANIPHNVLNAKQHGKEAEIIKNAGTKGAITIATNMAGRGTDIKLTPETKELGGLFILGTERHESRRIDNQLRGRSGRQGDPGKSKFFLSLEDDLMRIFGSDKIKGFMNTLGMEEDEPIEHKMISNAIAKAQKKVETHNFEIRKHLLEYDNVMNEQRRVIYRIRKDILSDNDNVGFINDMIEDVADMLVATYRPERKVQIDTWPWEDMVKGFQNTFNTDYEVNVDECYKKHDGSIEKYFETIAKELLAKNFSQYDDDQVRLATREILLTIFDQHWKDHLLSMDGVKEGINLRAYAQKNPLTEYKRESFNLFENMRVEVKKAVVENIFRVKLYTPEEIEEIKKRQQEMLEQQLEAAKRAQAQAEQQEQAKSEPVARRSQKVGRNDPCPCGSGKKFKHCHGA, from the coding sequence ATGTTCAACCCTATAAAAACTATTTTTGGGACAAAGAACTCAAGAGATTTAAAAGCTCTTAGACCTTATGTTCAAAAGATTAACGAACTTGAAGAGAAAATGAAGTCAATGAGCGATGAAGAGCTCAAGGCGCAAACTCCAAAGTTTAGAGAAATGATTAAGAATGGAGCGACGAGAGAGCAACTTATCCCAGAAGTTTTTGCGACTGTAAGAGAAGCCTCTGTAAGAGTTCTAGGAATGAGGCACTATGATGTACAGATCATGGGTGGTGTTGTTCTAACTAAGAATACGATTGCCGAGATGAAGACCGGTGAAGGTAAAACTCTTTGTTCTACTTTTCCACTTTATCTCATAGCTCTTGAAGGAAAGGGTGCACATATTATCACGGTCAACGACTACCTCGCCTCAAGAGATGCTGAGGAAATGGGTGTTCTCTTTAATTGGCTTGGTCTAAGCGTCGGTTGCATAATCGCAGATATGGACGACGAAGATAGAAAGGCCGCCTATAATTCAGATATTACTTATGGAACGAATAATGAATTCGCTTTTGATTATCTAAGAGATAATATGAAGTTTGACCTTGAGGACTACGTTCAAAGAGGTCATCACTATTGTATTGTGGATGAGGTTGACTCGATTCTTATTGATGAGGCGAGAACTCCCCTTCTTATTTCTGGACCAAGTGAAGGAAGAACTGATCTCTATCACGTGGCCAATGAAGTTATTCCCAAACTTAAGATTGAGAAGCACTTCACTATTGAAGAAAAATCTAGAACTGCAATTTTCACTGAAGACGGTGTCAACGAAGTTCAAAAGATGCTCAAGATTGAAAATCTCTATGATGTTGAGCACTCTGAGATGCTTCACCATCTCAACCAGGCCCTTAAGGCCCACAACCTCTTCAAAGTGGATGTGGACTACGTTGTAAAAGATGGACAAGTTATTATTGTTGACGAATTTACAGGTAGACTGAAAGAGGGATCAAGATGGTCTGATGGACTTCACCAATCCGTAGAGGCTAAAGAAGGCGTCGAGATCAAATCTGAAAACCAGACTCTCGCTTCAATTACATTTCAAAATTATTTCCGTCTCTACTCTACTCTTGCAGGTATGACAGGTACGGCGGATACAGAGGCAGAAGAATTTGCAAAGATCTATAACCTAGACGTTGTAGTTATCCCAACAAATTTACCAATTGCAAGAATTGATGAAGCGGATGTTATTTATAAATCAGCAGCGGCCAAAACGAAGGCCATTGTTCAATTAATAAAAGATCTTCACGCCAAAGGACAACCAGTTCTCGTAGGTACTATCTCTATCGATAGCTCTATTGAATTGGGAGAGGCCCTGACTAAAGCTAATATTCCTCACAACGTTTTAAATGCAAAACAACACGGAAAAGAAGCTGAGATCATTAAAAACGCAGGGACTAAGGGAGCGATTACAATTGCAACCAATATGGCGGGTCGTGGTACGGATATCAAACTTACACCTGAGACTAAGGAATTAGGTGGACTCTTTATTCTCGGTACCGAAAGACACGAGTCGAGAAGAATTGATAACCAGCTTAGAGGGCGTTCAGGTCGTCAAGGTGACCCAGGTAAATCTAAATTCTTCCTCTCTCTTGAAGATGATTTAATGAGAATCTTTGGTTCAGATAAGATCAAAGGTTTCATGAATACATTAGGTATGGAAGAAGATGAGCCAATTGAACACAAGATGATCTCCAATGCTATTGCAAAGGCGCAGAAGAAAGTTGAAACTCACAACTTTGAAATTAGAAAGCATCTTCTTGAATACGATAACGTGATGAATGAGCAAAGACGTGTCATCTATAGAATTAGAAAAGATATTCTCTCTGACAATGATAACGTTGGCTTTATTAATGACATGATTGAGGATGTCGCTGACATGCTGGTAGCGACTTATAGACCAGAGAGAAAAGTACAAATTGATACTTGGCCATGGGAAGATATGGTTAAAGGTTTTCAAAATACTTTTAACACTGACTATGAAGTCAATGTTGATGAATGCTACAAGAAGCACGATGGCTCAATTGAGAAGTACTTTGAGACAATTGCAAAAGAGCTCTTAGCAAAGAACTTCAGTCAATATGACGATGATCAAGTTAGACTTGCCACGAGAGAGATTCTACTCACAATCTTCGACCAGCACTGGAAGGATCACCTCCTTTCAATGGATGGAGTAAAAGAGGGAATCAACTTGAGAGCTTATGCTCAAAAGAACCCACTCACAGAATACAAGAGAGAATCGTTCAACCTCTTTGAAAATATGCGAGTGGAAGTAAAGAAAGCAGTTGTAGAAAATATTTTTAGAGTTAAACTCTATACTCCAGAAGAAATCGAAGAGATTAAGAAACGTCAACAAGAGATGCTGGAGCAACAACTAGAAGCGGCCAAGAGAGCTCAGGCCCAAGCAGAGCAACAAGAGCAGGCTAAAAGCGAGCCAGTTGCTAGAAGAAGCCAGAAGGTAGGTCGAAACGATCCTTGTCCTTGTGGCTCAGGAAAGAAATTCAAACACTGTCACGGTGCTTAA
- a CDS encoding M23 family metallopeptidase, which translates to MDRYFTVMVVPEREKGVKSFRIPRLAFHALVFLFVLGIFVLGILSYDYWKILRQVHQNKHLTLENRQLKEQIQLFQMKINTLTEDIERIETFEKKLRVISGFEKVDLTRPAIRPNSNSEVMEDHSHEHEVKEDNSQTFFQEKGTIRDKLKDGQNSEKFVELKNLYEQKIATNFGLQTGYAFTKEWSDLTKQSFSLAENFADFDYKFNLLKDYVKDLEVNIHDLDQYLLDRESFMRSTPTLLPTKGWITSYYGPRISPTSNRLKMHEGLDIGAPIGTPILASADGRITFSGKKAGFGYFVQIDHGYGLESVYAHNSQVIAKKGQLIKRGQIIAKVGNTGHSTGPHLHYEIRVNGTPVDPFYYILD; encoded by the coding sequence TGGTTGTGCCCGAGAGGGAAAAAGGCGTTAAGTCTTTTCGCATACCTAGGCTCGCTTTCCACGCTCTAGTTTTCCTCTTCGTGTTGGGTATCTTCGTTCTTGGAATCCTTTCTTACGATTACTGGAAAATCCTTAGACAGGTTCACCAAAATAAACACCTAACACTTGAAAATAGACAACTCAAAGAACAAATTCAGCTCTTTCAAATGAAAATAAATACTCTTACTGAGGATATCGAAAGAATTGAAACATTTGAGAAGAAACTCAGAGTCATCTCTGGTTTCGAAAAGGTTGATCTCACGAGACCGGCCATTAGACCAAACTCTAACTCAGAGGTTATGGAAGATCATAGTCATGAGCACGAAGTTAAAGAAGATAATTCTCAAACATTTTTTCAAGAGAAAGGAACGATTAGAGATAAGCTAAAAGATGGACAGAATTCAGAGAAATTTGTCGAGTTAAAGAATCTCTACGAGCAGAAAATTGCAACCAACTTTGGACTGCAAACTGGCTACGCATTTACTAAAGAATGGTCTGATCTCACTAAGCAAAGTTTTTCCCTAGCTGAAAATTTTGCTGATTTCGATTATAAATTTAATTTACTAAAAGATTATGTAAAAGATCTCGAAGTAAATATACACGACCTAGATCAATACTTATTGGACAGAGAGAGCTTTATGCGCTCGACTCCAACACTTCTTCCTACGAAGGGTTGGATCACTTCTTACTATGGGCCAAGAATCTCTCCAACCTCTAATAGGCTAAAGATGCACGAAGGACTAGATATTGGTGCTCCAATTGGTACTCCCATTTTAGCTTCTGCTGATGGAAGAATTACCTTCTCTGGCAAGAAGGCCGGTTTCGGATACTTTGTACAGATTGATCATGGCTATGGACTTGAATCTGTTTATGCGCATAACTCTCAAGTGATTGCTAAAAAAGGTCAACTAATTAAGCGAGGACAAATCATTGCGAAGGTGGGTAACACTGGTCACTCAACTGGTCCACACCTTCACTATGAAATACGAGTGAACGGTACTCCCGTTGACCCATTTTACTATATTTTAGATTAA